The stretch of DNA AGCTGGAACAGGCACGGCTGGACCGACGGCGGCGCAACGACGAGCAACGGCGCGCAGCCGCATGACTACCGGAGGGGTGTAACTCGCTCAGGTCTTGGCCAAGTGCGAAAAGCGCTGAAGCACTACACCTCCGTGAGCCTCCGTGTCTCCTCCGTGAGCCTCCGTGTCGAGCTTGTGTTGTTGCGGTTCTAACGCCCGAGGCAGTCGATCGCGAGTGTGCCGAGGACATATGGATCCCAGCTTTCGCTGGGAAGGTGGGCGTGGGGGGCTGGGTTCGGCGCGTCGCGGCACTCCATGGTTTACCTCCGTGTCTCCTCCGTGGCCCTCCGTGGTCCTCCGTGGCCCTCCGTGTCTCCTCCGTGGCCCTCCGTGTCTCCTCCGTGACCCTCCGCGCTTCCTCCGTGACCCTCCGCGTCTCCTCCGTGACCCTCCGTGTCGTGCTTCTGATCTTCGCCCTCGAAACACGCCCCGCCTCGCCGTCGCCCTTGCCAGCCTGCCCGGCCTCCCGCAGACTGGCACGAATCGCCGGCTGAGGACGTAGAGCACGAGGCATGAACCAGACATCGATCGACACGGAGTTCCCCGGGCTGGCCGCCGCGCTGGCCGGCGACTACAGCATCGTGCGCGAACTCGGGCGCGGTGGGATGGGAGTCGTATTCCTCGCCCAGGACGTCCGGCTCGAGCGCGCGGTGGCGCTCAAGGTCCTCCCGACGGCGCTCGCCGGCGACCCGGCGGTGCGTGAACGCTTCGTGCGCGAGGCGCGGACGGCGGCACAGCTCTCCCATCCCAACATCGTCCCGGTCTACTCCGCCGACGAGGCTGGCGGGTGGGCCTACTTCGCGATGGCGTTCGTCGACGGCGAGTCGCTCGGCGAGCGGGCAAAGTCGTTAGGCCCGCTGCCGCCGGCGGAGGCGGTGCGACTGCTGCGCGACGCGGCGTGGGCGCTGGCCTACGCGCACGCGCGCGGCGTGGTGCATCGCGACGTGAAGCCCGACAACCTCCTGCTCGAACGCGGGACGGAGCGCCTGGTGGTGACCGACTTCGGCATCGCCCACGCGCCGGACGCCTCGCGCCTGACGATGACTGGGCACGTGATGGGATCGGTGCACTTCATGAGTCCGGAGCAGGGGGCGGGCGACGGGCTCGACGGGCGCAGCGACCTGTACTCGCTGGGGACGGTGGGCTACCTCCTGCTCAGCGGGCGGCTTCCGTTCGAGCATCAGCAGGCGGCGGCGATCCTGGTGCAGCGCGCCACGCGCGAGGCGCCGCCGCTGCGTTCGGTGGCGCCCAACATCCCGCCGTCGCTGGCCGATGTCATCGACCGCTGCCTGGCGCGCGACCCGGCGATGCGCCCCCCCACGGGCGAGGCGCTGGCCGACATGCTGCTGCGCACGGTGCAGGAAGTGGCGAGCGCCGACGAGACGTCGCAGCCGCACGCGAAGCTGAGCGAGCAGGAGGCGAACGTGGTCTGGCGCCGAGCCGCCCAGCTGCAAGCAGAGGCGGCGGCGCGGTTGGAGTCGAAGACGCGCGAGCGGGCGGCACTGGGGACCGCGGGGCAGGCGGGGCAGTCGTCGCACGTTGCGGCTGGCGATGAGCCGACCGGCTTCAATCTCACGGCGGTGCAGGCGGCGGCGGAGGAAGCCGGGATCTCTCGGCAGTTTGTCCAGATCGCCGTGGCCGAGCTGCAGGCCGATCGCGGCGCGGGGCGCGGGCTCGTGGCCCGCGGCGCCGAGGCGTCGCGCATGGTCCGCGCGTTCCTCGGACGGCACCCGCGGGCAATCACCGTGTCGCGCACCTTCAACTACTCGCCCAAGCGCGTGCTCGCGGCGATGGGGGCCGCGCTGCAGCATCCGCCGGCCGGACTCAAGCTGCGGGAAACCATCGGCGGCCACGCGCTGCACGGCGGGGTGCTGGTCTTCGACATCCCGGCCATCGCGGAGTACTCGATGGACGGCTCGGGGATAGCCTACGGCAATTACCTGTGGACGTGGACGCGCTACCAATTGTGGGTCAAGACGCTGCGCGCGCAGCTCGCCGCCGTTCCCGGCGATTCGTCGCGTTGCGAGGTGACGCTCACCATCGAACCGCCGGAGGGGCACTCCTCGTCGGTGTGGGAGAGCATCGGCTTTGGTGCTGGCGGTGGCGTCGTGGGTGGCGTGACGGGCCTGATCCTCGCCAAGAAGGCGATCCTGGTCGCGCTGCTCGGACTGCCCGCCGCGGTCCCGCTCCTCGCAGGAGGATTCGCGCTCGGCGCCATCGGCAACCGCTTGCTGTACCAGTGGGCGCTGCGCGTGGCGCGTGAGGAGCTTGGGAAGGCGCTGGGAGAGATCGACCGGCAGTTCACGCGCGAACTGACGTTCGGCGACCCGTTCGGTGAACCGGCGCTTCCGTCAGCTGCACACAACCGGTTGCCCGGCGGTCGTTAGGCCGGCGCTTCCCTCACCGACGAATGCACGGAACGACTCGCAACTCCACGACGCAACACGACACCCTACCGCCCATGCGCATCCGTTCACTCCCCACGCTCTTCCTCACGGCGCTCGCTCCCGCGATAGCTCCCGCGCAGGACACGCGCGCCCTCACCCGCTATGTCGACTCCGTCGCCAACGCCGCCGTCAGCGAGCATCGCACGCCCGGCGTCTCGATCGCGATCGTCAGAAACGGGCGGACGATTCTCGCCAAGGGATACGGCTATGCGGACCTCGAGAATGACGTCCCCGCCACGCCAGAGACGGTCTACCGCATCGGCTCCGTCACCAAGCAGTTCACCTCCGCCGCCATCATGCGGCTCGTGGAGCAGGGGAAACTCACGCTCGATGACACGCTGCAGAAGTTCGTCCCCAACGTTCCGTCGCAGGGGAACCGCGTCACGGTACGTCACCTGCTCAACCACACGTCGGGAATCAAGAGCTACACCAATCTTGGGCCCAAGTGGCAGCGCGTGATGCGCCTCGACCTGGCTCCCGACTCGCTGGTGGCGCTCTTTGCCGGCGAACCGGGCGACTTCAAGCCGGGCGATGCGTACATGTACAACAACTCGGGCTACTTCCTGCTCGGCATGATCATCGAGAAGGTGAGCGGGAAGACGTATGGGCAGTACCTGCAGGACGAGTTCTTCACCCCGTTAGGGCTAAAGGGGACGAGCTACTGCGACCAGGCGCCCATCATCAAGCGGCGTGCCCAGGGCTACGTGCCCAAGCCTCCCGGTGGCTTCGCCAACGCGGCGCCGCTGAGCATGACGCAGCCGTATGCCGCGGGTTCGCTCTGCTCCACGGTGAACGACCTGGCGGCGTGGACCATCGCGCTCTCCAGCGGCAAGGTGGTGAGCGCCGAGTCGTTCCGGCGCATGACGACCCCCGACACGCTCAACAACGGAAAGCCGATGACCTATGGCTTCGGGCTCGGGACGGGGACGCTTGGCGGGCACCGGCAGATATCACACAACGGGGGAATCAACGGCTTCATCTCCGAGCTGCACTACTATCCCGATGACTCGGTGATCACCGTGGTGCTGACCAACGTGGAAGGGCTGGTGGCGCCGCAACTGGAGCGTGTGGTGGCGCGAACCACGCTGGGGATCAAGGACCTCCCGACGGTTGCCATCGATGCCGCGGCGCTGGGGCGCCTCACGGGAGAGTACACACTGGGGCGCGGCAAGGTGCGCGTCTCGGTGGAGAACGGGCGCCTGACGATGCAGAATGGACCGCAGCCGGCATTCGCGCTCAAGCACGTCGGCAACGGGCGATTTGTCATGGCGGACAACGACGACATCCAGTTCGACTTCGCGGCCGGCACGCCGGCGCCGAGCTTCACCCGCACGCAGGGTGGGAACGCGGCGACGGCGACGCGGGTGCCGTGAGTGAGGTGAGCACTGGGCTCGACGGCACCACCTGGCGACGGGTGGTGCCGTCCGGCGTCAGGGCACGATCTTCCTCGCCTTGTTAGGGTAGGGCGGCGGCTTGGGGACCGCGCGCGGATCCTCGGCGATCTTCTTCTTCAGGTAGGCGATGGCCGCGTCGAGCTGCGCATCCTCGCCGTTGAACGTGGCATGCGGGAGGTTGTCGACGACCATGTCGGGGATCACCCCTTCCTGTTCGATGAGCCACTTCCCCTCGGGGCCGTAGACGCCACTCATCGGGGCGCGCGCCACGCCGCCGTCGCTCAGCGTGTTCGTTCCGCTGAGCCAGATCTCCCCGCCCCAGGTGCGCGTCCCGATCACCACGCCCAACCCCAAACGACGGAAACCCTCGGCGACCGCCTCGCCGTCAGAGGCCGTCTCCTGGTCCACAAGCATCACCATGTGCCCGCGAAAGGCCCCCTGCATGTTCCAGTACGGCTCTCCCACGCGATCCTGCCAGTACATCCATGGCTTGCGCATCAGCATCTCCAGCACCCACGAGTCGATGTTGCCGCCGCGGTTCTGGCGCATGTCGAGGATGAGTCCCTGCTTGTCCACCAGCGGGGTGAACTCGCGGTAGAACTGGTTGATGTCGCCCTCGCCCATGGCGCGCAGGTGCAGGTAGCCGATGCGGTTTTCTCCCTTTTGTTCGGTCGTCAGGCGGCGCGTGTACTCCCAGTCGGTGTAGCGCAGGTTCTGCTCGTTGCCGATGGGCTCGACGACGACCTCCTTGCTCCCGCCGGCGGTCGCCACCGTCAACAGGACCTGCTTCCCCACCTGGTTGCGCAGCAGTTCGCCGATGTCGCGTGCCTCGAGGGTGCGCTGCCCGTTCACCGCGGTGATGACGTCGCCCGCCTTGACGCCCAGGTCGGGGTCGGCGAGCGGTGAACGCTCGGCGGGATACTCGGGATCGTTGCGGTAGATGTAGTCGATGCGATAGCCACCCTTGGCAGGGTCGCGGAAGAGACGCGCGCCGAGGGAGGCGACTTGCACCTGGTCATCGCCGCGGCGCATGGCGCCGCCGCCAACGGAGGTGTGCAGCGCCGACAGCTCGCCAACGGCCCATCCGATCAGGTCACTCAGCTCGGCGCGCGTGGTGATGCGCTGGACGAGCGGGGCGTACTTGTCGAGCGTGCCCTGGTAGTCCACGCCGTGCATGTTGGGGTCGTAGAACCAGTCGCGCTCGAGGCGCCAGGCATCGACGAAGAGCTGGCGGAAGTCGTCGCGCACGTCAATGTCGAACGACCAACCCGCCAGGTCGAGTCGCGCGTCGGCGATGTTGGCCACCTTCGCCGCGCGCGCATCGACGACGTGCAGCGCGTTTCCCTTGCGCACGAGGAGCTTCCGTCCGTTGCCGGACAGCTCCGCCGACCGGATGTCGTCGACCACCACCACGCCTTCCGGCTTGTCGTTGCCGATCTTGAGGGCCACGAGGTCGGTCTTCGCCTCGGCGCCGGAGCCGCGTGAGGTGACGAAGAGTGCTTCGCCGTTGGCGAAGAGTGCGTCGTAGTTGCCTGAGGGGAGGGGAACGCGGCGGATGCGCAGCGGGAGCCCGTCGAGGGCGATAACAACCGGCCGGGGAGCGCTGTCGCTGCGCGCGGTTTGTGGCGCCGCCGCCCCCGGCGTCGCGGCGGGCGAAGGATTGGCGCCGCGGGCGGGCGGCGTTGCGCCTGCCGCCTTGCGCAGCTCGTCATCGGCCACGAAGGGCGAGCGCAGCCCTGGGCGCAGCGCGAGCTGGTAGATCTCGACCTCCTTGTCGAAGTACGGCTCGGGGCGGCGGTTCCCCCACGGCGCGGAGACCAGGGTCCGCAGGTTGCGGTCGGAGAGGAAGTACAGAAACTCCCCCTTGGGGTCCCACGCCGGCGAGAAGGAGTTGGTGCGATCGGTGGTGAGCGCGGTGCTGCGCGCGCTCTCCACGCTGTACAGCTTGAGTTGCTGGAAGGAGTTTGGGGCCGACATCTGGTAGGCGAGCCACCGCCCGTCGGGCGACCAGGCCATCGAGCCGATCCCCTGGCGGTTCTCGGAGACCTTTCGCATCTCTCCGCTGGCGACGTTCATCACCCAGAGGTCGCGGTTGTTGTCGTCCCAGGCGAGCCACTTGCCGTCGGGTGAGGGATAGCCGCGGAAACGCAGGATGCGCCCCTTCTTCGTCAATGCTTCGTCGTTCCCGACGCCATTCACGGGGAGTCGCACCCACTCCAGCTCCCCGCTCTCGTCGCTGAAGGCGAGGAGTGACTTACCGTCAGCCGCAAACACGGCGTCGCGATAGCGCACGCTGTCCTTGCGCGTGGCGCGCACGAAGCGCCCGCCCTTGACCGGGGCCACGAAGACGCGCCCGCGCGACGTGAGCACGACGCGGTCGCCGTCGGGCGAAAGGTGCGCCGCCGAGAGGAACGTCATGGGGTCCTTCACCCAGTTGTCGCGCAGCTGGTCCAGGTCCGAGGCGAGCGCGATGTCGATCATCTTCGACTGGCCGCTCGCCAAGTCCAGGTCCCACAAGTCGGCCTTGAGCTGGTAGACGATATGGCCGCCGCCGAGCGATGGGTCGCGCACGTCCCACCCCTCGTGGTGCGTGAGCTGTCGCCGGTCGCTCCCGTCCTCCTTCATCGACCAGAGGTTCATCTGGCCGTCGCGGTCGGTCACGAAGTAGACGCGAGCATTGAACCACATCGGGGAATGCGATTCCCCCTGATAGTCGTTGCCCGTCAGCTGCACCGCCTCCGCCGAGCCGGTGGTGTACTTCCAGATCTGGCGCGCCGTGCCGCCGGTGTAGCGCTTGGTCACGTTGCCATGGAAGCCGGGGCGGGCGAAGTAGAGCGTGCGCCCGCTGGCGTCGTACGACCCCTCGGAGGCGCCGGCGAGCGGGACGAGCGAGCGCGCACCGCTGGCAACATCGAGTTGGACCATGGCCTGCTTGGGGATGCCCGTGTATTGCATGGTGCGGTAGAGGAGCTTGCCGTCCGGCGTCCATGACGTGGCGATCGCGGCGTCGCCGTCGTAGGTCCAGCGCGTGGGCGCGCCCCCGGTCAGCGGCATCGTGTAAAGCGCCGCCGGTCCCTCGTAGCGCGCGGTGAACGCCAGCGTCTTCCCGTCCGGCGAGATCGTCGGATCGGTCTCCTCGGCGGCGTGGCTCGTCAGGCGGTGGGCCACTCCTCCGCCGAGCGGCACCGACCACAGGTCACCCTCTGCCGCGAAGACGACCGTGTTGCCGCTGACGGCTGGGAATCGGTAGAAGCCGCGGGCGCCCCCCGCCGCTGCCTGGGCGAACGCGGTGATGGGGACGAGGAGGGCGCCGACGAGCCAGGCGGCGATGAGGGAAGTTCGCATGCGAGTGCCTCTGGACGGTGGTTCGATGCCCGGAACATGGCGCGCGGAGCCCCGGCGCGGAACGGTCACGCGCACTCGTCGAGTGTTGGCTGCAGGCGCGCGAAGCGGCAATCGTCGCGCGTTACCTCGGTCCGCACGCAACGCCGAGCGGCGGGGACCAGGCGTTCACCGATCGTGCGTGTCGCTACCTGCCGGTGGGAGATTGGCTGGCGGCGCCGTGTCGGCGGCCGCGCGATAAGCGTTAGGCGCTGGCGGCAGCTCGTGCGCGTCACGCTCGGCCATCAGGCGCTCTCGATCGCCGGCGCGCCGGGCCAGTGTGAGTGCTCCCGAGGCGGCAAGTGCGCCACCCAACCCCGTGATGCCAAGCACGTAGAGCGGGAGCCCGTTGGCGACGCCGATGGTCCCCAGCAGCAGGCCGGCCAGCGCCCCCCACGTCGCGAAGCGCGGGACCGACAGTTCGTCAAAGCGCCGGCGCCCGCCGGCGATCATCAGGACGAGGGCGAAGATGACGCCCCCCATGAAGCCGGGGATGGCCAGCGTCTGCGGCCACATGTCGACGCGCGAGATGAAGGGGAGGGCGCCCGGCAGCACGTTGTCGATGAGTTCCAGCACGCCACCGATCGCCGCGCCCGCCACGCCCCAGAGCACGCCCATGCCCAGCACGCCGCGTGCGCGCCGCAACCACGATTGCACCGGTCCTCCTGTCACGTGGGTTCGCCGAGTGAGGTGCCTAACGACTCGCCGGCGCCTGGCTCACGCTCTGCGGGTCGTACGCCTCCAACGGGAGCTTCTCCCCACGCAGGAAGGCGCCCACGACCTCGGAGAACATGAGCGACTGCTCCAGCCAGATGTTGTGGCCGGCGGCGGGAATCGCCACGTAGTGCGCCCCCTTGATCACCTGCAGGTACTCGGCGGAGACGTCCCAGTTGAAGTAGTCGCACGTTCCGCGGATGATGAGCGTCTCCATGTGGAGCTTGCGCAGTGCGGGGCGCGGATCGGGGAGCTCGAGGGCGTTGGCCAGGGTGTAGCTGTTGGCAAAGAAGCCCAAACCGGCGGGAGCGGGGAGCCCGGACTCGGCGGGGTCACTCTTGCAGGTGAGGTTGGGTTGCCCCAGGCGCATCGCCTCCTCGGTGCGTTGCGTCCACCACTGGTCGCCCTCCCACTCGGCGATCCATCGGTGCGCGACCGGGGCGCTGAAGTCGGACATCATGCGCCCCAGCACCAGGCGTAGCGGTGGGCGCTCGAGCGCCGCCATGGTGGAAGCCTGCACGTCGCTCATCCTGGCGCGCGCGGCGGGGTTGATCGTCTCCGGCCATGCGGGGGCCCAGATCGCGGCGGGCGATTCCAGGATGAGTCGCTCGACGTGGTCGGGGTGCTGGAGCAAGTACTGGACGGCGAGCGTGGCTCCCCACCCGGTGCCGGCGAGGACGAGGCGCGGGGCGCCGATCTGAGCGCGAATGGCCTCGAGGTCGGCGACGTGTCGCGCCACGGTGTACGGGGCGTCGTGCGCGAGGTCGAGACGACTCGAGAAGCCGCTCCCTAACTGATCGTAGTAGTACACGGCACGCCCCTCTGAGGCCAGGAAATCGTAGGGGCGCTTGCCGAGCGCGAGCAGGAAGGGGAGCTGGGGGGTGCCGGGGCCGTCGTGCAGGACGACGACGGGGGGACGTGGCGCGGTGGCGCCCTGCGAGTCGGCGCGCGGCTCGACGAGCTGGTAGGCGATGCGGGTGCCGTTGCCTAACGACCAATACCGCGTGTCGGGGGGAGCGGTGACCTCGGCGAGGGTGCGCGCCGGCGGGCGCCCGACGAGGAGCTGGGCGACGACGACGTACGCGACCCCGCCGGCCACCAGCCAGCGCCCGGCTTCGGCGCCGCTGCCGCCGGCCAGGCGGAGGAGGAACCAGCCGGACGCGAGGAACGCCGCGAGCGCCGCGAGGGCGAGCGGCCAGAAGCCGATGCCTAACGCCGAGGCGAGAACAAAGACGGCGATGGCGCAGAGCAGCGCACCAAGCAGCGCAACGAGGCGGCGAATGAGCGTGGGCATCGGCGCGGGGGAGTCGCGGGCGTGAGGTGCGCCGTTGCGGCGCGGCATGCACGGTCGCCGATAACATGCGCCGCGTTGCGCGGCATACGCCATGCGGGATTTCCCCGACACGAGTCGCCGTGTTGAAGGCCCTTCCCACACCCCTGGTCCCGTAGTCGATTCCCGGGCGACGCCGTGCGGCGCAGTCGATGAGGCGCCAAGTACTCACGAGGGAGTTCGAGATGCTGAACTGGCGGCGATTGCCGACGATCGCCTGCATCACCGTGTGCGCCACCGGCGTGGGTTGCGCTCGAGAGGCGAAGGAGGGTGGCCGATCGGTCCAGGCGGATTCGTCGCTGGCGGACTCGCCGGGCGCGACGATTCGCGCCATCACCGTGTCGCCGGCGGGCGCAACCATCGCCGCCGGCGACTCCGTGCAGCTGACGGCGTCGGCGCTCGATGGCGCGGGAGCGGACGTCGACGTGCCCCTGCTGTGGGCGAGCCGCAACGCCGCCGTGGCCAGGGTGACGGCCAGCGGGTTGGTCACCGGCGTTGCTGGGGGAGTGGCGACCGTTTCCGCCTCCGCCGGCACCACGCACGGCGATGCCGCCGTCACGGTGACCGGGGGAGCGCCGCCGGACGGGACGGTCCTCATCGCCGCGGGCGACATCGCCCAGTGCGACAACCCAAACGATGAAGCGACGGCGGCGGTGGTGAAGCGACTGGCCGGGACAGTCATCGTCCTGGGCGACAACGCCTATGAGAGCGGGAGCGCGCGCGACTACGCCAACTGCTACGCCCAGTCGTGGGGGGCCTTCAAGGGGCGCACGATGCCGGCGGTCGGCAATCACGAGTACCAGACGGCCGCGGCGCGCGGCTACTTCGACTACTTCGGCGCCGCCGCCGGTGAGCGCGGCAAGGGCTACTATTCGTATGACGTCGCCGACTGGCACATCGTCGTCCTCAACAGCAATTGCTCGTTTGTCTCCTGCGCCGCGGGATCGCCGCAGGAGCGTTGGCTGCGCGCCGACCTCGCGGCGAGCACCAGGCGCTGCACCCTCGCCTACTGGCACCATCCGCGCTTCAACTCCGGGAATCGGCACGGCAACGACGGCGACGTGGGGGCCTTCTGGGAGGCGCTCTATCAACACGGCGCAGAGGTGGTGCTGAACGGGCACGAGCACCTGTACGAACGCTTCGCCCCGCAGGCGCCCTCCGGCGCGGCCGACTCGGCCCGCGGGGTCCGCGAGTTCGTGGTGGGGACGGGGGGGCGCGCGCTCTACTCGATCGGCGCGCCGCAACCGAATTCGGAGGTGCGCAACAACGACACCTTCGGCGTCCTGCAACTGACGTTAGGCGTGGGGACGTACCGCTGGGCGTTCATCGGCGCGGCCGGAGGGACGTTTGCCGACAGCGGGAGCGCGAACTGTCACTAGCCGCCGCCGCGCGCACGACCGACGCATCCCCGCGCCAACCGGCGGCGCGGCGCCTGCGACCGTGCCCCGGGCGCCGTGTGGACCGATGACGAGGCGTGGGATGGAACACGGTATCACCCCTCCCCCATTCCCGGGGTAGCGCCGCGCCTTTCCGAGGCGGAATATGGTGGGGTCCGCTGGCCTGCCGCTCCATCCCTCCCGACTCATGACCTCCCGTCGCTCCGTCATCAAGCTCGGCGCCGCCGCCGTTTTCGCGCCGATGATCAACCGCGGGCGCTTCACGCTTCCGCACATCCCGCAGCAGCAATACTCCACGCGCGCCATCGACCTCATGAAGCGCGCCGTGGTGATCGACATGCTCGCGCCGCTGCACATCGGCTCCAACGGGAACAAGTGGCTGCAGAAGCCGTCGTCGATCACCGCCGACGATTTTGCCCCGTTCCTCGCGTCGGGGATCAACGTCTTTCACACTGCGGTCGGCTTCGGCGGGCCTAACGCG from Gemmatimonadaceae bacterium encodes:
- a CDS encoding serine/threonine protein kinase: MNQTSIDTEFPGLAAALAGDYSIVRELGRGGMGVVFLAQDVRLERAVALKVLPTALAGDPAVRERFVREARTAAQLSHPNIVPVYSADEAGGWAYFAMAFVDGESLGERAKSLGPLPPAEAVRLLRDAAWALAYAHARGVVHRDVKPDNLLLERGTERLVVTDFGIAHAPDASRLTMTGHVMGSVHFMSPEQGAGDGLDGRSDLYSLGTVGYLLLSGRLPFEHQQAAAILVQRATREAPPLRSVAPNIPPSLADVIDRCLARDPAMRPPTGEALADMLLRTVQEVASADETSQPHAKLSEQEANVVWRRAAQLQAEAAARLESKTRERAALGTAGQAGQSSHVAAGDEPTGFNLTAVQAAAEEAGISRQFVQIAVAELQADRGAGRGLVARGAEASRMVRAFLGRHPRAITVSRTFNYSPKRVLAAMGAALQHPPAGLKLRETIGGHALHGGVLVFDIPAIAEYSMDGSGIAYGNYLWTWTRYQLWVKTLRAQLAAVPGDSSRCEVTLTIEPPEGHSSSVWESIGFGAGGGVVGGVTGLILAKKAILVALLGLPAAVPLLAGGFALGAIGNRLLYQWALRVAREELGKALGEIDRQFTRELTFGDPFGEPALPSAAHNRLPGGR
- a CDS encoding serine hydrolase, which encodes MRIRSLPTLFLTALAPAIAPAQDTRALTRYVDSVANAAVSEHRTPGVSIAIVRNGRTILAKGYGYADLENDVPATPETVYRIGSVTKQFTSAAIMRLVEQGKLTLDDTLQKFVPNVPSQGNRVTVRHLLNHTSGIKSYTNLGPKWQRVMRLDLAPDSLVALFAGEPGDFKPGDAYMYNNSGYFLLGMIIEKVSGKTYGQYLQDEFFTPLGLKGTSYCDQAPIIKRRAQGYVPKPPGGFANAAPLSMTQPYAAGSLCSTVNDLAAWTIALSSGKVVSAESFRRMTTPDTLNNGKPMTYGFGLGTGTLGGHRQISHNGGINGFISELHYYPDDSVITVVLTNVEGLVAPQLERVVARTTLGIKDLPTVAIDAAALGRLTGEYTLGRGKVRVSVENGRLTMQNGPQPAFALKHVGNGRFVMADNDDIQFDFAAGTPAPSFTRTQGGNAATATRVP
- a CDS encoding PD40 domain-containing protein; its protein translation is MRTSLIAAWLVGALLVPITAFAQAAAGGARGFYRFPAVSGNTVVFAAEGDLWSVPLGGGVAHRLTSHAAEETDPTISPDGKTLAFTARYEGPAALYTMPLTGGAPTRWTYDGDAAIATSWTPDGKLLYRTMQYTGIPKQAMVQLDVASGARSLVPLAGASEGSYDASGRTLYFARPGFHGNVTKRYTGGTARQIWKYTTGSAEAVQLTGNDYQGESHSPMWFNARVYFVTDRDGQMNLWSMKEDGSDRRQLTHHEGWDVRDPSLGGGHIVYQLKADLWDLDLASGQSKMIDIALASDLDQLRDNWVKDPMTFLSAAHLSPDGDRVVLTSRGRVFVAPVKGGRFVRATRKDSVRYRDAVFAADGKSLLAFSDESGELEWVRLPVNGVGNDEALTKKGRILRFRGYPSPDGKWLAWDDNNRDLWVMNVASGEMRKVSENRQGIGSMAWSPDGRWLAYQMSAPNSFQQLKLYSVESARSTALTTDRTNSFSPAWDPKGEFLYFLSDRNLRTLVSAPWGNRRPEPYFDKEVEIYQLALRPGLRSPFVADDELRKAAGATPPARGANPSPAATPGAAAPQTARSDSAPRPVVIALDGLPLRIRRVPLPSGNYDALFANGEALFVTSRGSGAEAKTDLVALKIGNDKPEGVVVVDDIRSAELSGNGRKLLVRKGNALHVVDARAAKVANIADARLDLAGWSFDIDVRDDFRQLFVDAWRLERDWFYDPNMHGVDYQGTLDKYAPLVQRITTRAELSDLIGWAVGELSALHTSVGGGAMRRGDDQVQVASLGARLFRDPAKGGYRIDYIYRNDPEYPAERSPLADPDLGVKAGDVITAVNGQRTLEARDIGELLRNQVGKQVLLTVATAGGSKEVVVEPIGNEQNLRYTDWEYTRRLTTEQKGENRIGYLHLRAMGEGDINQFYREFTPLVDKQGLILDMRQNRGGNIDSWVLEMLMRKPWMYWQDRVGEPYWNMQGAFRGHMVMLVDQETASDGEAVAEGFRRLGLGVVIGTRTWGGEIWLSGTNTLSDGGVARAPMSGVYGPEGKWLIEQEGVIPDMVVDNLPHATFNGEDAQLDAAIAYLKKKIAEDPRAVPKPPPYPNKARKIVP
- a CDS encoding alpha/beta fold hydrolase, encoding MPTLIRRLVALLGALLCAIAVFVLASALGIGFWPLALAALAAFLASGWFLLRLAGGSGAEAGRWLVAGGVAYVVVAQLLVGRPPARTLAEVTAPPDTRYWSLGNGTRIAYQLVEPRADSQGATAPRPPVVVLHDGPGTPQLPFLLALGKRPYDFLASEGRAVYYYDQLGSGFSSRLDLAHDAPYTVARHVADLEAIRAQIGAPRLVLAGTGWGATLAVQYLLQHPDHVERLILESPAAIWAPAWPETINPAARARMSDVQASTMAALERPPLRLVLGRMMSDFSAPVAHRWIAEWEGDQWWTQRTEEAMRLGQPNLTCKSDPAESGLPAPAGLGFFANSYTLANALELPDPRPALRKLHMETLIIRGTCDYFNWDVSAEYLQVIKGAHYVAIPAAGHNIWLEQSLMFSEVVGAFLRGEKLPLEAYDPQSVSQAPASR
- a CDS encoding Ig-like domain-containing protein, coding for MLNWRRLPTIACITVCATGVGCAREAKEGGRSVQADSSLADSPGATIRAITVSPAGATIAAGDSVQLTASALDGAGADVDVPLLWASRNAAVARVTASGLVTGVAGGVATVSASAGTTHGDAAVTVTGGAPPDGTVLIAAGDIAQCDNPNDEATAAVVKRLAGTVIVLGDNAYESGSARDYANCYAQSWGAFKGRTMPAVGNHEYQTAAARGYFDYFGAAAGERGKGYYSYDVADWHIVVLNSNCSFVSCAAGSPQERWLRADLAASTRRCTLAYWHHPRFNSGNRHGNDGDVGAFWEALYQHGAEVVLNGHEHLYERFAPQAPSGAADSARGVREFVVGTGGRALYSIGAPQPNSEVRNNDTFGVLQLTLGVGTYRWAFIGAAGGTFADSGSANCH